The following proteins are co-located in the Pseudomonas antarctica genome:
- the yidD gene encoding membrane protein insertion efficiency factor YidD, protein MRKLALVPIQFYRYAISPLMADHCRFYPSCSCYALEAIENHGLLRGGWLAFRRLGRCHPWNPGGFDPVPPIPTSRSSSMAE, encoded by the coding sequence ATGCGTAAACTGGCCCTCGTTCCGATCCAGTTTTACCGTTATGCCATTAGTCCTCTGATGGCCGACCACTGTCGTTTCTACCCCAGTTGTTCCTGCTACGCGTTAGAGGCCATAGAAAATCATGGTCTTCTGCGCGGTGGCTGGCTGGCCTTTCGTCGTTTAGGCCGCTGTCATCCGTGGAATCCCGGTGGTTTCGACCCGGTTCCACCTATCCCTACCTCCCGTT